One region of Chloroflexota bacterium genomic DNA includes:
- a CDS encoding restriction endonuclease: MTKPKRAWMVRAGSENELADLVEVNSAVAIGWAKMGDVSGLRGREQFKQRFQEVYPDVSPARISVNAGQMYRFAQEMHEDDYVLTYIKASREVLIGLVEGPYEYRKDVFPDRYPHMRRVQWLRKVSRDDFSAPARNSMGGLATVFQLDEHLEEIHRIATATEEAPATPGEGEELPFFFEEVKARADELIADIISRLDPYDFQDLVAAVLRAMGFRAVSTSPGSDRGVDIIAHSDPFGFEQPRIKVQVKHRKGTVGGPEMRAFLGSLRTGDSGLYVSTGGFSDDAKRETERSREPVALLDRDGFIQLLLEHYEALDPEYKARVPLRKLWVPAG, translated from the coding sequence GTGACCAAACCAAAACGCGCCTGGATGGTACGTGCTGGGAGCGAGAACGAACTCGCAGATCTAGTTGAGGTGAACAGCGCTGTAGCCATCGGTTGGGCCAAAATGGGGGACGTTTCAGGCCTTAGGGGACGCGAGCAATTCAAGCAACGCTTCCAAGAAGTCTATCCAGATGTGTCCCCAGCGCGCATTAGTGTTAACGCTGGCCAAATGTATCGCTTCGCACAGGAGATGCACGAGGATGACTATGTCCTCACTTATATCAAGGCGAGCCGAGAAGTGCTGATTGGACTGGTGGAGGGGCCATACGAATACCGCAAAGATGTGTTCCCCGACCGTTACCCTCATATGCGCCGGGTCCAGTGGCTAAGAAAGGTATCACGGGATGACTTTAGTGCCCCAGCACGCAATTCTATGGGTGGTCTCGCGACTGTTTTCCAACTAGACGAGCATCTGGAAGAAATTCACAGAATCGCCACTGCTACAGAAGAGGCGCCTGCTACCCCAGGTGAAGGCGAGGAACTCCCCTTCTTTTTTGAAGAAGTGAAGGCAAGGGCCGATGAACTGATCGCCGATATCATCAGCCGCCTAGATCCTTACGACTTTCAAGATTTGGTGGCGGCAGTGTTGCGAGCCATGGGCTTCCGGGCCGTGAGTACTTCGCCTGGATCAGATCGTGGAGTAGATATCATAGCCCATTCAGACCCATTTGGTTTTGAGCAACCCCGGATCAAAGTGCAGGTCAAGCATCGGAAAGGAACAGTAGGCGGACCAGAAATGCGTGCATTTCTGGGATCACTGCGCACCGGCGACAGTGGTTTGTACGTGTCTACTGGTGGATTTTCCGATGACGCAAAGCGAGAGACAGAACGCTCCCGCGAACCGGTAGCCTTGCTTGACCGGGATGGCTTCATCCAACTGCTACTAGAACATT